Proteins encoded within one genomic window of Triticum aestivum cultivar Chinese Spring chromosome 2D, IWGSC CS RefSeq v2.1, whole genome shotgun sequence:
- the LOC123048177 gene encoding 23 kDa jasmonate-induced protein-like, which translates to MRLIHAEDKHLSALNHALDLKNSYGNGVTAMFLIYNATGDTLEQLEDQKVDWLGNVSTEEPPASIQNGQWITFIHAHPTAQAVGSEAARVFRGHDITGQVRDYMVAWFVRWDSIPNSAYPEVREKDHFPKFWGYIVSLLERAGKVTKDQTDEYCASTVSIGGYTSSEVIAVLQHKFSPLPDQDIL; encoded by the exons ATGCGGCTGATCCATGCTGAAGACAAGCACTTGAGTGCTCTCAACCATGCGCTCGACCTCAAGAATTCGTATGGCAATGGGGTGACAGCCATGTTCCTCATCTACAATGCCACGGGTGACACGCTCGAGCAGCTTGAAGACCAGAAGGTGGACTGGCTTGGCAATGTGAGCACGGAGGAACCCCCAGCCTCCATCCAGAACGGCCAATGGATCACCTTCATCCACGCTCACCCGACTGCACAGGCTGTTGGATCAGAGGCGGCGCGGGTCTTCCGAGGCCACGATATCACAGGCCAAGTTCGTGACTATATGGTAGCCTGGTTCGTCCGTTGGGACAGCATTCCAAACTCA GCATACCCTGAGGTACGTGAGAAAGATCACTTCCCAAAGTTCTGGGGTTACATCGTGAGCTTACTTGAGAGGGCAGGCAAAGTCACCAAAGACCAAACTGATGAGTATTGTGCATCCACTGTCAGCATCGGTGGCTACACTTCCTCGGAAGTCATTGCAGTTCTGCAGCACAAGTTTAGCCCTTTGCCAGATCAGGATATCCTCTAA